The genomic window tatatatctttcatatttttgtctgCTTTCGGTacattttgttgtgtgtgtgtgtgtgtgtgtgtgtgtgtgtgtNNNNNNNNNNNNNNNNNNNNNNNNNNNNNNNNNNNNNNNNNNNNNNNNNNNNNNNNNNNNNNNNNNNNNNNNNNNNNNNNNNNNNNNNNNNNNNNNNNNNNNNNNNNNNNNNNNNNNNNNNNNNNNNNNNNNNNNNNNNNNNNNNNNNNNNNNNNNNNNNNNNNNNNNNNNNNNNNNNNNNNNNNNNNNNNNNNNNNNNNNNNNNNNNNNNNNNNNNNNNNNNNNNNNNNNNNNNNNNNNNNNNNNNNNNNNNNNNNNNNNNNNNNNNNNNNNNNNNNNNNNNNNNNNNNNNNNNNNNNNNNNNNNNNNNNNNNNNNNNNNNNNNNNNNNNNNNNNNNNNNNNNNNNNNNNNNNNNNNNNtatgtatatggatatatatgtatatatataagtatacgtgtgtgtaggtatgtgtgtgtgtgtaggtatgtgtgtgtgtggagagggtggtggtgatatttttccatctattttctttccatttcattcctgacatattttgctttttattcttttattctttcattcctttattcttttattcttttatttatttgtatattcgaCAATTCGTTTGaatagtcaaatatatatatatttgtgtattgttttattttctgcttatttatttcttttcgatTTTGGCAGCAAGATACTCCGGTGAAGGAAAGAGCTACTGAAGTtatatacatccgtatatatacacatattccccACATTCCTACACacatgtctatttttccatgtgtgtgtataaataaatgaatattttacgtatatatatatgtatgcatatgcatatacacatatatatgtatacatacatattcctacacacacacacacacacgcacacacgcacgcgcacacacttcacacacacacacacacacacacacatatggactttCCCGTCGGTTTTCACGTATGAGGATCCGACAACGTACTCTTTGTTAGTCACGATGCTTATGtcgaatgtgacatttaagtcccttcaacgatttgcaaagaaggCCACAGATGTTGTAAGTATGGGAATTACAGGTCAGTGTCGGTGGTATATTTGCAGCCGCTTCTCTTCTTTGCCTTGCATCCCGAACTCTGTTAATGCTGGTTCTATCAATgtttttaataccattttgacacaGCGATCTCTATTTTCTTCGTTCCAAGGCTGTTCGCTCAAAGATGTTGTGAGTTATCTTAATCACTAAGAGGTTACTCTTCAGCCtgtccttatatctgagccatggtcAACCAGCATTCCTGTGTCCACTCCCAAGCTGGCTGTGCATGAAGACTTTGGGTATTCTTTCGTGACTCATTCTGACGTCATGGCCAGCCCAGTGCAATTGTGATTGCATAAGGAAGTTCTCAATTCCACCAATCTTACATTTGCTGAACAAGTCAGCatttcatataagtatatatatacaattgaacctcgcagtacgagtgccccattgtacgagtaatttgctgtacgagccgagactcatgagaatttttgtcttgaagtacgagcgggAATCCGCATTACAAGCACACAAATCTTTAAGGTAATTctgttaataaaaccagtttacatatttcttttgcattctcttttttttataattgtcattttacttgtaactacaccttttctgttttaaaacccataaaaaattatttttgagtggtttgGGGGGACTGGAACGGATTATTATGTTTTAGTTAATTTctatggggaaaattgatttgtaaaacgagtaaatcataagacgagctcggtcatggaacgaattaaactcgtactgcgaggtaccactgtatatacaaatttgtgtatatacatatacatatttatataaagacacatatatgtatgtacgcacgcgcatgtccgtgtgtgtattcTCTGAGtctgcatgtatttgtgtttatcggTTGTCTAAAGAATCTCAGGCGCTATTCGAAACATTACCAAAATGAATGTCATATTTTGGTCTTGTATTCCATTGTCTACTCTGCTAactgtttaaaaaagaaaggatgcgGAGAATTCACTTTCTATtagtcatttacacacacacacacacttatacatatttatatatgtgtgcgtaaatgtttatacgcacatatataaatatccacataCACGAACGAACGCGCATACACCCACAAAGACATGATTCCTGTTATTCTTATCTTCGTTTCAgctcaaaggctgtggccatgctgggacatctcCAGTTATATATAGGGTGTTTCAAAAATTTTGATATCATTTCGCAGtctaataactttgccagttctCGTTCAAATGGCTTCACATTTTAAGACCATGTGCAGAAACAGGTCAACATTTTATGCTTAATGTTTTTAATAcgtttatcttttcaggtataaAAATGGCATTCACTGTGTTGGGGTACGCTCAAACACAGTCGAACAAGTCTGTGCAGCGagcatgtgtgagagtgttttCTAAAAAGTCACCAATGGCAATGCAGATTTGGAAAGAGCATAAAAAATTCAAAGCGGAAGGCTATCTGTACAGGGTAAAAGGATCCGGACGACCGCTAACATCGGAGGAGACGGTCGAGCAAGTTCGCCAAAAACTCTTGCGAAGCCCCAAGAAGTTCATAAGAAGAACAAGTCTGGAAACCCAGATTCCTCCAACGACAGTTCGGGGCGTCCTGAGGAAACGCTAGCTAATGAAACCCTACACGCTGCAGCTTGTTCAGGCCACAACGGCAGATGAAATCGTTCATGGGATCCACATACATTTggatttctcattcaaatttggaggaataaatcttatgttgctcgacattaagcctgtttagtttcatttgctttgactgTGTNNNNNNNNNNttatgcatgtaaatacaattTAAATTAAACTGAAGAATCACTTAATATAATTCTGTAGAgcacatacatattatttctttactgcccacgagggtctacacacagaggggacaaacaaggataaagtcgattatatcgacaccagtgcgtaactgatacttatttaatcgaccccgaaaggatgaaaggcaaaatcgacctcggcggaatttgaactcagaacgtaaagacaaacgaaatactgttaagcatttcacccggcgtgctaacgtttctgccagttcgccgccttagagCACATACATATTAAAGGTTTACAAAAAGTGgagtgacagtgacttcgaagtttctgtctaccaggaATCATACGAAGACTAGAAACTGTCACCACACTACTTCGTGCAAAAGTctagcatacatgtatatgtatgcgtgtttgtgtgtgagcgagagagagagagagagagagagagagagagagagagagagagagagagagagagagagagagtacgagagagcctgtgtgtatgtgtgtgtgtgagtgcacgcaaacgtttgtttgtgcgcgtgtgtgtgtatatacactcatacataaatatatacatgaatgtgtgtgcgtatatctgtcTACGTATGAGCTTATGCCTACATATGTAGGCCATAAAATAAATAGAGGTAATGTCAATCGCTAACTTAAAATAACTTTCATATGGCTGTCGCTGTAACAGTACTGTGCTACTGCGTTCAAGTATTTTCATTATATCGACCGCAGAGCTTATTGAGGGTAGCGATGTTGAAAACTGGCATTGATGTAAACAGATCTAACGGAAGCAGTATGGTACGATGTCGTATTTCTCTCGACTCtgactgaaaattaaaatttttctccTCTTCATGGAGTGATCATGGTTCAAACCAACGATCAATTGCTATCAAGTTTAAATAGTTGAAACGGTTgttatggatgtatggatggtaGGAACACCAAAGTAACGGCTGCAATAGTACTGTGAAAGTGCCATATATGGATAGTAATTCTGTGTTAAGTTCATGATTTAGGTCACGTGACAGTATGAACGTTATTCGCGACAAAATCAAGTGATATTGTGATTAGTTTCAACCTACAAAACGTTGACGGTTGTCTTATCCTTGTTCGGAATTCGAAATCAAATCCAAATGAGACCAAATTTGGCACTCTTACTCTCCGGCTCTATGAAAGAATTAAATTCGATGCTATACACGGCTCAAGTATTACACGGCTCAAGTATTACACGGCTCAAGTATTAAGGTCGATGCTATACACGGCACCACTCTCTCAAAATTACTGGGTTTATAGCCAAATAAGAAACTATTGATAATAAATTTCATAATTaccttaaaattaaatatattaattgctAAATCGATTTGTCAAAGACTGTGacattatcaataataaaatgGTTTTTCTGGCAACCAATAATCAAAAGGGAAGGAGCTGAAACGTGGTGTTATGCAAATTGCTGAAAAGGGAATCGAGTACTGAGTTAACTGATCCTTGGATTAAATTACTAGTTACCCAATCAGTTGTTAATAAAGCAAAAGTGAACTAGATACAATCAGAGCTTTGTTGGCAGTATGATCTTAGCAAAACAAATGTTCCGACTTGCGGTTTTaaatcaaaacatatatacatatatgcatatatatatatatatatatatatatacagagagggagagagagagagagagagagagagagagagagagagagagagagagagagagttcaaatttacagaaaaacaaaagatgaagacaggtgtagcaAGACCAAGCAGGTGTAATGGTTTGGTACCCGAGAAAATGAAaagagtcttttacgtttcgagcctacacacttcagcagaaaggaataggaaggaaaaaatggggagagaatggaaa from Octopus bimaculoides isolate UCB-OBI-ISO-001 unplaced genomic scaffold, ASM119413v2 Scaffold_139307, whole genome shotgun sequence includes these protein-coding regions:
- the LOC128251499 gene encoding uncharacterized protein LOC128251499; translation: MFHTELSADACILFVNNPQYFVILGAVGIKMAFTVLGYAQTQSNKSVQRACVRVFSKKSPMAMQIWKEHKKFKAEGYLYRVKGSGRPLTSEETVEQVRQKLLRSPKKFIRRTSLETQIPPTTVRGVLRKR